One Synechococcus sp. MU1617 genomic window, ACCACCAAGCGACGCAGATAGAAGCGCTGAAAGGCGGCCGCCGCTCCGCTTTGGGGCAGACGGTTGAAATCCAGCACCCCGGCACGCCCGCCGGGCTTCAGCAGCCGGCGCAGTTCCTTCAGCCCCTGCATGGGGTCCGCCAGATTGCGCAATCCGTAAGCCATCACCGCACCATCAGCGCAGGCACTGCGCATGCCAGTTTCCAGAGCATCCCCCTGCTGGAAGGTCACAGGCAACCAGGGCTGCTGACGCTGACGCTGGCGGGCCCGCTCCAGGGGAGCAGCGGCGGCATCCAGACCGGTCACCGCACCAGAGGGGCGAACACAGCGCCCCAGCTCCAAGGCCAGGTCCCCAGTGCCGCAGCACAGATCCAGCCACAGCTCGCCTGCAACCGGCTTAAGGGCGCGCACCAACTGACGTTTCCACTGTCGGTGCAACCCGAAACTGAGCACATCGTTGAGGCGGTCATAGCGGGGAGCGACAGCATCAAACAGCTGTTCCACCGCCGCGGGATCACCAGGCTTCATGGACGAATCGTCAGGCCACGGGAGAGCAGATCTTGCTTGATCTGTTCCACGGTGAGAACACCGTCGTGCAGCAACGAGGCCAGCAAGGCTGCGGAGGCATGACCTCCCTCTGGGCCCAGGTCCAATGCCTCAGCGATGTGATCCATGCAGCCCGCGCCACCGGAGGCGATCACCGGTATGGGGACCGCATCGGCCACGGCCCGGGTCAGAGCAAGGTCGTATCCAGCCTGGGTGCCATCACCATCCATCGAGGTGAGCAGGATCTCTCCAGCCCCAAGGCCAGCCACCCGCTGGGCCCACTCCACAACATCGAGGCCCGTGTTCTCGCAGCCTCCCTTCACATAAACGTCCCAGCCGCCGGCATCGCGCCGACGGGCATCAATGGCCACAACGATGCACTGGCAGCCGAACTGATCGGCCCCCTCCCGCACCAGCTCAGGCCGCCGCACCGCCGAGGAGTTGAGACTCACCTTGTCGGCACCGGCCCGCAACAACTCGGTGATTCCTTCAACGGTGCTGATGCCACCGCCCACGGTGAAGGGAATCGTGACCGATTCAGCTGTTCGACGCACCATATCGATCAGGGTGCCGCGCCCCTCATGGCTGGCTGCGATATCAAGGAAAACGAGTTCATCCGCCCCTGCAGAGCTGTAACGGCAAGCCAGCTCCACTGGATCACCGGCATCGCGCAGGCCAACGAAATTGACACCTTTCACCACCCGTCCCCGGGCGACATCCAGGCAAGGGATAAGACGCAGAGCAACCATCGATTCGGCGCAAAAGCGACTGTTAAGGTTGCGCCACTCTCCAAGCCTCGCAGGCCATGTCCCAGGCTGACGCCATCTCGATCGGCTCCAAGGTTCGCGTGACCCGCGTGCGGGATCGCATTCCTCAGGCCATGGTCGACCTTCTGAAGAAGGATGCCAACGGCACGGTGAAGGATTTCCGCACCGTCGACGGCAAAGGAATCGGTGTGGTTGTTGAGCTCAGCGATGGCTCCACCAGCTGGTTCTTCGAAGACGAAATCGCCGCCGCCTGAGGACTGTCTCTGTGAGCGACGCGCGTCAGCTGCTTGGGATGAAGGGTGCCTCAGGCACCACCAACATCTGGAAGCTGCGGCTGCAGCTGATGAAACCGGTCACCTGGATCCCCTTGATCTGGGGGGTGATCTGTGGAGCCGCAGCCAGCGGTAACTACGAGTGGCGACTTGACCACGTCCTCGCCGCCTTCGCCTGCATGTTGATGAGCGGCCCCTTGCTGGCGGGCTTCACCCAAACCATCAACGACTACTACGACCGCGAGATCGACGCGATCAACGAGCCCTACCGGCCGATCCCGTCGGGAGCGATTCCCCTGGGCCAGGTCAAGCTGCAGATCTGGGTGCTGCTGCTCGCCGGTCTAGGCGTGTCCTACGGACTCGACCGATGGGCGGGCCACACCACTCCTGTGGTTTTTCTGCTGGCGTTGGGCGGCTCATTTGTGAGCTACATCTACTCAGCACCGCCGCTCAAGCTCAAACAGAACGGTTGGCTTGGGAACTACGCCCTCGGTGCCAGTTACATCGCCCTGCCCTGGTGGGCCGGCCAGGCCCTGTTTGGGCAACTGACCTGGGGCACAGCACTGCTCACCCTGGCCTACAGCCTTGCGGGTCTTGGCATCGCTGTCGTCAACGACTTCAAAAGCGTTGAAGGCGACCGTGAACTCGGACTTCAATCTTTGCCGGTGGTGTTCGGCATTGAACGGGCCAGCTGGATCAGCGCCGGAATGATCGATGTATTTCAGCTGGCGATGGTTGCCGTCTTGATCGGGATCGGCCAGCATTTCGCAGCGGTTCTGCTGGTTCTGTTGATCGTTCCCCAGATCACCTTCCAGGACATCTGGTTATTGAGAGACCCCGTTGCCTTCGACGTCAAATATCAGGCCAGTGCGCAACCCTTCCTGGTGCTTGGCATGCTGGTGACCGCTCTGGCCGTGGGCCACAGCCCCTTGACCCAGGTGATGTGAACCGTTCCCGCCTGCACTGGGCACTGACTGCGGGCACAGCCGCTGCAGTGGGCGTGGGAGCTGCCCTGGGCATGCGCGCTCTGACGGAACTGGTGGATTCCACGCTTCCTGATGCCAGAGGGATTTCCAGCTTCAATCGGCCGGGAACGATCACCCTGCTTTCCACCAATGGCAAGGTGATCCAGAAGCTTGGGCCGGCGACGCGAGAGAAGGTGAAGCCCGGTGCGATGCCGCCAACGGTGGCTGAGGCTTTCATCGCCGCCGAAGACCGACGTTTCTATCAACACGACGGTGTGGATGGCTGGGGCATTGCCCGGGCCATCGTCACCAATGTCCGCCAAGGCGCGGTTCGGGAAGGGGCAAGCACCATCACCCAGCAGCTGGCTCGTACCGTCTTTTTGAGCCAAGACCGCACGATCACCCGCAAACTCAAGGAAGCGGCTCTGGCCATGAAGCTTGAGCGCCAGCTGAGCAAACAGCAGATCCTCGAGCAATACCTCAACTACGTCTACCTGGGATCGGGCGCCTATGGGGTTGCCGATGCGGCCTGGATCTACTTCTCCAAAACCCCTGAACAGCTCACGGTTCCTGAAGCAGCCATGATCGCTGGGCTGCCGCCGGCGCCATCGATTTATTCACCCCTGGTGAACCCAGATCTGGCCAAGGAGCAGCGCTCGATCGTTCTGGATCGCATGGCCCAGGCCGGATTCATCTCCGCCAGCGAGGCGGAGCGCGGTCGCAACAGCCCCTTGGGGCTGAAGCCCGCAACACCCAAGTACTTCAACAGTTCAGCGCCTTACTTCACCACCTGGATTGCCCAGGAGCTGCCCAAATTCTTGACGCCAGAACAACTGGAGGTGGGCGGGGTCAAGGTGCGCACCAGCCTCAATCTCGACTGGCAAAAGAAAGCTCAGCAGGTGATTCGAACCAATGCCCCCTTCGACACCGAAGGGGCGATGGTTTCGATCGATCCCGGCAACGGACTGGTGCGGGTGATGGTGGGCGGAAAGGATTTCTCCAAGAGTCAGTTCAACCGCACGATCCTGGCGCTGCGCTCACCAGGGTCCACCTTCAAACTGTTTCCCTACGCCGCGGCCATTGATCGGGGCATGAAACCCGAAACCAAAGTGTTTGATGCGCAGCGTTGCTGGAACGGCTACTGCCCAAAAAACTTTGGCAACAAGTACTACGGCAACATCTCCCTCTCCAATGCCCTGAAGAACTCACTCAACACCGTTGCAGTTCAACTGCAAGACATCGTTGGGTTTGATGCGGTGATTGAAATTGCCAACAACTTCAACATCGGCACCGAGCGGCCTCTCGGCAAGTACTACCCCATGGCGATTGGTGCATACGAGCAAACCATCCTCGATATGACCGCCGCCTATGCAGGCATGGCCAATCGCGGAGTGTTCTTCACACCCAGCCCCTTCGAAGAAATTCGTGGACCGAAGAATGAGCTGCTTTGGAGCCGGCGCATGAGCGACAACCGAGGCAAACGGGCAGTTGATAGTGATGTGGCAGACACCATGAACTGGATGCTGCAACGGGTGGTGACCGGCGGTACCGGCATCGCCGCCAAACTCGATGATCGACAGGTGGCCGGCAAAACGGGAACGTCAGAGAACACACGTGATCTCTGGTTCATTGGCTCGATTCCTCAGCTCACAACAGGCGTCTGGTTCGGATACGACGACGACCGAGCCACCAAAAGCACCAGCGGTGAGGCGGCATGGGCGTGGAAGCAATTCATGCTCCAGATCAAGGACGAGATCCCCGTCCGCAACTTCCCCGACAAACCCAAGCTGAAACGCAAAGTGCGTTTGGCTGTCGACCCGAAAACAATTGCCAAGCCACCGAAGACCAAACCAAAGCAGAAGAAGGAGAAAGGCAACGGCGAGCTTGATCCAGCTCAACCAACAGTTGAGACGGACCTGCCCGATCTCACGCCCATGTCACCTCCACCTCGCCAGACGCCCTATCTCTGGAGAAACAGCTCACCAGGCAACAACGTTGATCGCCAAGGACGTCGCTGGACACGGGATTGATCCAGGGCCTTAGACCCGCTGAAGCACAGCCGAATAGAACCCATCCCCCCCGCCTGATTGATCCGGCCAGCGCTGGCTGTCCTGCTCCAAACGCAGCGTTGGGTGACGCTTCAACAGAGCCTGGATCTGTGCCTGATTTTCATCGGGATGAATGGTGCAGGTGGCATACACCAAAGAACCTCCAGGAGCCAACAACGGCAGAAGTCCGTCCAGAAGAGCCTGTTGTTGGGGCAAAAGACCACGGATGGATTCGGGTGTCACCCGCCAACGGGCATCGGGGTGACGGGCCAGAGTTCCAAGCCCCGAACAGGGGGCATCAATCAGGATCCTCTGGAACGATTCACGCCATTCGGGACGCTGATCCAAGAGATTGGCGGCATCCGCTGCCAGGGCATTGATGGAGGCAAGGCCCAGCCGGGCAGCATTCGTCGCAACGCGCTTGAGCCGTCCAGCCGAACGGTCCACAGCCCAGATCTCCGCCTGATCCCCCACCAACTCCGCCAAATGGGTGGATTTCCCCCCCGGCGCCGCGCAGGCATCCAGGATGCGATCCCCCGGATTGGGCTTGAGCAGAGGCGCAATCCATTGCGCCGAACAATCCTGCACACACCAATGGCCCTCGGCGTAGCCAGGCCATTGGCGCAGATCACCGCTGTGCCCAGAGATGCGCAGGCCGTTAGGACAACCAACGATGGGCTCACTGCTGATGCCAGCCGCGGCCAGATCCTGCTGCACCTGCGAAGGGCTCGATCGCAACCGATTCACCCGCAAATCCAGATCCGGCACCCGGTTGCAGGCGCGCGCTACCGCCTCGGCCCCCTCCGCCCCGCGCCATTCGATCAACAACTGGGTGAACCAATCCGGCAGGGAATGGGCTTGGGCCAGCTGGGCCGCCGGATCGTTGGGCAGCTGCAGGGTTTCGCCGGCCTCCCGCGCCCGCAGCGCCGCCCGCAGAACCCCATTCACCACAGGGGCCAGTCGGGCCAATCCCTTGCTGGCTTTGGCCAACTCCACAGCGGTGTTCACCGCTGCTGAATCTGGAATCCGCTCCATCAACAGCAGTTGATAGAGACCCACATGCAACAGCCAGCGCAGCTTGGGCGGTTGCTTCGCAGCCCGCACCTTGCCCAACCGATCCAGCCAGGCATCAAGAGTGCGCCGTTGGCGGATGGCGCCATAGGCCAACTCGGTCACCAACCCCCGATCGGAAGGATTGAGGTCCCGCTCCCGCAGCAGCCGCTCCAGTGCCACATCGGCATAGGCCCCAGCCGCAACCGCCTGCAACACATCCCAAGCGAGACGGCGCGGCAGCAGACCAATCGGAGCCGAATCAGACAAGAGCAACACGTATCAATCCCCAGCATGAGCGTCTGGGTGCCAGAGAAACTGACGCAGCGGCAAGCGACCTTCCGCATCGACAGGAATGCCCTCAGCCAGCAGCAGGTCGCGTTGGATCCAGTCACTGCCCTCACGGCTCAGGCTCATCGAAATTCGCCCCTGAGCATTCACCACGCGGTGCCAGGGAACAGTGGAGGGGAGCTTGAGACGCCGCAGCGCCCAACCCACCTGACGCGCACAACCAAAGGCACCGATCAAATCGGCGATCTGGCCGTAGGTCGCCAACCGACCATGGGGGATGCGTTCCACCTCACTCCAGACACGCTGATCAAACGTGCCGCCGGAGACGTACGGTTCAACGGAGGGATCCTTTGGCGGGATCTGGATGGCGACAGAAGCGCTGACTGCTTGATTGTCGTTCCAGGCCCCTAAGCATGGAAGACCCCCAATTTGTTGCTCTCACTCGATTGATCGCCCATGCCCCTGCTGCCGCGACGGTTTGAGCGGCTGAAATCCGTGCTGAACCACCGCATGGCGGATCTCACGGTGTTGCTCGAACACGTGGAGAAACCGCACAACCTCTCCGCCATCCTGCGCAGCTGTGATGCCGTCGGAGCGCTGGAAGCCCACGCGGTGAGTTTCGACGGGCGGCCACGCACCTTCAACAGCACGGCCCAGGGCAGCCAGAAATGGGTACCTCTGCACGATCATCCCGATACCGAAACAGCCATCCGGCAACTCAAAGCGAAAGGGTTCCGCCTCTACGGAACCCATCTCGGAGTGAATGCCAAGGACTACCGGGAGTGCGACTTCACCGGACCCACCGCCTTCGTGCTTGGGGCCGAGAAATGGGGGCTGACCGATCAGGCGCGAGATCTGATGGATGAAGCGCTGTTCATCCCCATGCGCGGCATGGTGCAGTCCCTGAACGTGTCGGTCGCCACGGCAACCCTGCTGTTTGAGGCGCTGCGCCAACGCCAGGTCGCCGGACTGGCCCCAACTCAGGGAGAAGGCCTGAAGCCAGAGCAATACCAGCAGTTGCTGTTTGAGTGGTCCTACCCCGAGGTGGCCCGCTGGTGTCGGGATCAGCAACGGCCATACCCCGCCTTAAGCGAGGAGGGAGAGCTGATGGAGGAGTTGCCGCGAACTGTGAAGCTGCGCTGCTGATCCGACGGAAGACTTGTATCTCTGCGAACCCTGGGCCATAACCAAAGCAGCGGATTGTCAGCAATGGACAACAAACAGTTGCACCAGTACGCGGTCACTTATCACTGCGGCAACGAGTGGGGCGAAGAAATGCTCCAGTCCGACGATCTCACCCATGCAGTGGAAGCGGCCCACGCCATCTTCCCCAGCTCCTGCCGGATTTCGATCCGTGAGGTGAAGGCAGCAAAACCAGCCTGAGATCAGCGCTATCGCCGCGACGCCCCAGGCAACTGAACCGCGGCGATCATTACCGCCGTCTCCAGCAGCAGATTGCGGCTAACCAGCACCACCACCAGCACCAAGGTGGTGGAAAGGATCCGCTCGAGCAAAGCGATCACGTCATCGGTGCTGTCGAGGCTCTTTTTCCAGAGAAACGCGGCCATGCTCAGCAACATCAAGCTGATCCACCAGGCCATCAATCACGTGCCGATGGCTTCAGTCTGACGCGGGCCGGGCTTCTGTGCCGCTCACCCAGGCCTCGATCCCTTCCCCAAGGAAGGACAGCCCCAGCACCAAAACAAACATCGCCAGGCCAGGGAAGAGCGCCGTCCACCACACCCCAGTGGGCACTGCGGCCAGCGCCAAGTTGAGATCACCACCCCATTCGGGCACGGTCTCCGGCAAGCCCAGGCCAAGAAATCCCAGTCCCCCCAGCACCAACACCGCATCGGCGGCATTGAGGGTGAGCAGCACCGGCACCGAGGTGATCACGTTGCGGAACAGGTAGCGCCGTAGGATCCAGAGCGGCCCTGCCCCTAGGCTCTGGGCGGCCTCCACAAACAGCTCACTCTTCACCTGAGCGGTTTGGTTGCGCACGACGCGGAAATACTGCGGCACATACACCACGCAAAGGGCTGCGGCGGCATTGGGGATGCCCTTGCCCAGCAGAAAAGCCAACACCACCGAGAGCAACAGCACCGGCAGGGTGTAGAGCGTGTCCATCAGCAGCACCATCAGGCGATCGACAACGCCGCCGAAATAACCACTCACCATGCCCAGGGGCACACCCACCAGCAGGGCCAAACCAACCGCCAGCAGTACCACCTGAAGCGCCACTCCACTGCCAGCCATGGTGCGCACACACACATCCCGGCCGAGCCGATCGGTGCCGCACCAATGGGTCCAGCTGGGACCGGAGTAGATCGGGTTTTCTAGGCCAGCATTGGCGTCCGGAAGGATGCCAGCACTCACCAAAAACGGCGTGATCAAAGCCACCAGCAGGTAGATCCCCACGATCACCAGGCCCCAGCGGGCCATGCGGGTGGAGAGGCTGCGGGTCACGGGCAGGTTGGCCTCAGGCAGATGCATTGTCTCCCGAACCGCGGAAGAATGAAGCCATGGCGTCTCACTACCGCTGGCGACAACAGCTGCTTGGCAGCCTGCAAGGCCAGCTGCAGCTGGCTACCTATCTCGTGGTCTTTCTGGGCTTCACCGGTGCGTCCTCGGTGGGCCTGTTGATCGGTCAGCGCAACCTGTTGGCCAACGACCAGCAGTTGGCCCGCCAAAGCATCGCGCTGTGCGAAGACGCCATCACCGATCTGCAGGACGATCCAACCCGTCTTGAACAGGAATTGCTGTTCCACTCCAGCCCCAACACCAGCCTCTGGATCGAAGACAAAAACGGCGATTTGGTGCGGCCCCGCATCCACCAGGCCCTGCCGGACGCCGCGATCCAAACCGCCATGGCCACCAACCCCGGCCGTGAGCCGGGGCTGCAGCGCACCTTCGACATCGGCAATGAACGACTGCTGACAGAGCTGGTCAAGCAATTCCCCGACGGCTCACGCCTGTGGATGGCCCAACGGGCCAGCTCCAACCTTCAGGCCCTGAACAACTATCTGGTGTTGATGATCATGGTGTGGGGAAGCTGCCTGGCCATCACCCTGCTGAGCGTGAGCTGGGTGGTGCGGCGCGTGGTACAGCCCTTGGATCAGCTCAATGCCGCCAGCTCCCAACTGACGGCAGACACCCTGGCCACCGCCAAACTCCAGCTGGGCGAAGGCCCAATCGAAGTGATGCAGCTGAGCCGCACCTACAACGCCCTGCTGGAACGGCTGGCCCAGTCGTGGAGCCAGCAACGCCAGTTCGTGAGCGCCGTGAGCCACGAACTGCGCACCCCTCTCACCATCGTTCAGGGCTATCTGCACCGCACAATCAAACGGGGCGACAACCTCAGCCCCAATCAAGTGAAGGGGCTGCAGACCGCCGAGGAGGAAAGCATCCGCATGCGCCGGCTGCTGGACGATCTGCTGGATCTCTCCCGCGGCGACTCCGGCCGGTTGGCTATCGCCAAGGAGCCGGTACGCCTCGCCGAGCAACTGGAACAGGTGGCGGATCTGGCCCGCAACACCTTGAGCCGCCCGCTGCTGCTGGAGCTGCCTGAGGATCCAATGGCCCGTGATGCAGTGGCCCAGGCCGATCCGGCCCGCCTACGGCAGGTGTTGCTGGATCTGATTGAAAACGCCGCAAAGTATTCCCCTAAGGACGCGGCTATCCGCCTGGTGCTGCGTCAGCGCGACGGTGCCTCGTTGATCGATGTGATCGACCAAGGCATCGGCATTCCTGAGACAGAGCTCTACCAGGTGTTTGAGCGTTTTCAGCGCGGCAGCAACGCCCCCCTAAAAACTGGCTCAGGCTTAGGACTTTCCGTTGTGAAGCTGCTGGTGGAAGGCATGGGCGGCAGCATTGAAGTGCGCAGCAGCCTCGGCGAAGGCAGCTGCTTCACCGTGGTGTTGCCGTCATGATTCCGTTCCTGGTGTTCTGCTCACTGCTGATCCCGGTGAACCTCTGGGCTGCGATCACACCGCACATGCACAGCGATGTGTCGATGCGCATCCTGCATGGCATCTGCACGGTTGTTTTGATTCCCCTGCTGTGGACGCTCTGGGATCAACGGCGTTTGCTGCGGACTCTGCCTGCGCTGGTGTTGGCGATCTTTGCGACGGTGATGGTGGTGGTGAACAGTTGGATCACTGCCATGGGCATGGGCGTGCAATTCGGCTGGTTGGACCACCTCTTCCTGGCGCTGTCTGAAGTGGCGTTGAGCATGTTCTTCCTGATGGCACCGGAGCCCGAGCCGATCACGGATCCCTAACCCACCCCCTGGGAGCGGACCCTGCCTCCACGGCGGGTGCGTTGTTCCAGCTGCATCTGCAGCAACGGCAATCCAGGCGGCTGGTGGAGCTCAAAGCGATCCACGCCATCCAACACCACGCGGTTTTGATAACGGCTACCGCTACGGATCCCGCCCTGGAGATCAAAGGCCGGCCCGCAGCGCATCAACACATCACCGCGCCAGATCGCCGATGGCGCCAGTCCAAGGCTGTACACCACAGGATCCGAGCCATCTCGTGGCGTGATAGCGAGCTTCGGTTGCCGATCGGCCAAGGCACAGGGCCAATCGGCTGAAGGATCGGGGTTGATCTGCCAGCTGGAGGCACGCTCCAGATCGCCTTTCACCAACTCCAGCGTGCGCCGTTGCCATTGCTTCAACTGCAAGCTCTCGGCCAACGCGCCGCCTTGGCGCGTTTCGGCAAACAGGAGCTGAAACACCACACCGCAGAGCAGGCACCCCAACAGAGCCGCCAGCATCAACTCCACCAGCGTGAAGCCTTGAGCGGAGCGGGGCCTAAACATCACTAGGGAGGCAGAGGGAACTGCTCAGGGAGCCGCCTGGATCGCCCCGGTAAACACCAGAGCGGCTAATGCCCAGGGGAAGGCCAATCACCAGGCACAAGGCCTGGCCATGGCTGAGGTGAAACAACACCACCAGGCCGCCATCGAGCACGAAGCCATTGGTGCTGAAGCGAACGGCATCCGGCAGGTTGCTGCGCAGCTCCAAATCACCTGCACCGGTCTCCGCCAAGGCGGTCACACCCCAACGGCAGGCCGGCAGATCGCCCCCATGCGGGGCGATCCAACCAGTCGCGCTGAGCATCAGAGCACAGGGCTGGCGGTCCCGTTCGGCGGCCATCCGGCCCCTGTCGAGCCCCACCCGCAGCCGGCGCAGACCACTGTCCAGTTCCAAGCGCCGTCGTACAGCACTGGAGCTGGGAATCGCCAAGGTCACCAGGATCCCCAACAGCGCCACCACCACCAGGCACTCCACGAGGCTGAAGCCATTGGGCCCTTCTCCGCGCCTCTGATCACTCGGCATCGCTGACCTCCCGCGGGCAATTCCCCAGACCCGCTGGGGTGAACAACTGGCTCCGCTTGAACGGGATCCCAGCATCGGGATCCGTCAGTTCCACATCGAGCCAGAGGCCAGCCCCAGAGGCTTCGAACCGCCAAGACGACGAGAGGTCGGCGTCTTCAGGCAGGTCCGCCAGAACCCCTACCACCTCCTCACGATCCCAACGGCAGGCCTGATCAGCGATTGGAGCACTGGACAAAATACGACGACTAGCCAGGAGCCGTTGCTCCAGCAACTGCACCTGCTGATCGGTGCGGAGCGACGTGGCAGCAGCCTGGCTGGTGCGCGACCAACCCTGGAGCGACACCTGGCTGCTGATCCCAAGGATCAAAGCGGATACAACAACTTCCGTGATCGTCATGGCAGAAGCTCCAGATCCAGACGGCTCTGACGGCCATCACTCCAGCGCAGCTGCAGGGTTCCAGCCATCGCGCCAAGCGGTTGCCAATGCAACAGCTGCCAGGAACGATCAGCGACGCGACCGGATTGGAGGGCTGAAGGATTCGCCCCGGGGCAGCGCCCAGGTAGCTCCCACTCCGGGGAGGGCA contains:
- the hisF gene encoding imidazole glycerol phosphate synthase subunit HisF; translated protein: MVALRLIPCLDVARGRVVKGVNFVGLRDAGDPVELACRYSSAGADELVFLDIAASHEGRGTLIDMVRRTAESVTIPFTVGGGISTVEGITELLRAGADKVSLNSSAVRRPELVREGADQFGCQCIVVAIDARRRDAGGWDVYVKGGCENTGLDVVEWAQRVAGLGAGEILLTSMDGDGTQAGYDLALTRAVADAVPIPVIASGGAGCMDHIAEALDLGPEGGHASAALLASLLHDGVLTVEQIKQDLLSRGLTIRP
- the chlG gene encoding chlorophyll synthase ChlG, encoding MSDARQLLGMKGASGTTNIWKLRLQLMKPVTWIPLIWGVICGAAASGNYEWRLDHVLAAFACMLMSGPLLAGFTQTINDYYDREIDAINEPYRPIPSGAIPLGQVKLQIWVLLLAGLGVSYGLDRWAGHTTPVVFLLALGGSFVSYIYSAPPLKLKQNGWLGNYALGASYIALPWWAGQALFGQLTWGTALLTLAYSLAGLGIAVVNDFKSVEGDRELGLQSLPVVFGIERASWISAGMIDVFQLAMVAVLIGIGQHFAAVLLVLLIVPQITFQDIWLLRDPVAFDVKYQASAQPFLVLGMLVTALAVGHSPLTQVM
- a CDS encoding prepilin-type N-terminal cleavage/methylation domain-containing protein; protein product: MFRPRSAQGFTLVELMLAALLGCLLCGVVFQLLFAETRQGGALAESLQLKQWQRRTLELVKGDLERASSWQINPDPSADWPCALADRQPKLAITPRDGSDPVVYSLGLAPSAIWRGDVLMRCGPAFDLQGGIRSGSRYQNRVVLDGVDRFELHQPPGLPLLQMQLEQRTRRGGRVRSQGVG
- a CDS encoding PBP1A family penicillin-binding protein encodes the protein MNRSRLHWALTAGTAAAVGVGAALGMRALTELVDSTLPDARGISSFNRPGTITLLSTNGKVIQKLGPATREKVKPGAMPPTVAEAFIAAEDRRFYQHDGVDGWGIARAIVTNVRQGAVREGASTITQQLARTVFLSQDRTITRKLKEAALAMKLERQLSKQQILEQYLNYVYLGSGAYGVADAAWIYFSKTPEQLTVPEAAMIAGLPPAPSIYSPLVNPDLAKEQRSIVLDRMAQAGFISASEAERGRNSPLGLKPATPKYFNSSAPYFTTWIAQELPKFLTPEQLEVGGVKVRTSLNLDWQKKAQQVIRTNAPFDTEGAMVSIDPGNGLVRVMVGGKDFSKSQFNRTILALRSPGSTFKLFPYAAAIDRGMKPETKVFDAQRCWNGYCPKNFGNKYYGNISLSNALKNSLNTVAVQLQDIVGFDAVIEIANNFNIGTERPLGKYYPMAIGAYEQTILDMTAAYAGMANRGVFFTPSPFEEIRGPKNELLWSRRMSDNRGKRAVDSDVADTMNWMLQRVVTGGTGIAAKLDDRQVAGKTGTSENTRDLWFIGSIPQLTTGVWFGYDDDRATKSTSGEAAWAWKQFMLQIKDEIPVRNFPDKPKLKRKVRLAVDPKTIAKPPKTKPKQKKEKGNGELDPAQPTVETDLPDLTPMSPPPRQTPYLWRNSSPGNNVDRQGRRWTRD
- a CDS encoding 16S rRNA (cytosine(967)-C(5))-methyltransferase, with the translated sequence MLLLSDSAPIGLLPRRLAWDVLQAVAAGAYADVALERLLRERDLNPSDRGLVTELAYGAIRQRRTLDAWLDRLGKVRAAKQPPKLRWLLHVGLYQLLLMERIPDSAAVNTAVELAKASKGLARLAPVVNGVLRAALRAREAGETLQLPNDPAAQLAQAHSLPDWFTQLLIEWRGAEGAEAVARACNRVPDLDLRVNRLRSSPSQVQQDLAAAGISSEPIVGCPNGLRISGHSGDLRQWPGYAEGHWCVQDCSAQWIAPLLKPNPGDRILDACAAPGGKSTHLAELVGDQAEIWAVDRSAGRLKRVATNAARLGLASINALAADAANLLDQRPEWRESFQRILIDAPCSGLGTLARHPDARWRVTPESIRGLLPQQQALLDGLLPLLAPGGSLVYATCTIHPDENQAQIQALLKRHPTLRLEQDSQRWPDQSGGGDGFYSAVLQRV
- a CDS encoding ABC transporter permease, with the protein product MHLPEANLPVTRSLSTRMARWGLVIVGIYLLVALITPFLVSAGILPDANAGLENPIYSGPSWTHWCGTDRLGRDVCVRTMAGSGVALQVVLLAVGLALLVGVPLGMVSGYFGGVVDRLMVLLMDTLYTLPVLLLSVVLAFLLGKGIPNAAAALCVVYVPQYFRVVRNQTAQVKSELFVEAAQSLGAGPLWILRRYLFRNVITSVPVLLTLNAADAVLVLGGLGFLGLGLPETVPEWGGDLNLALAAVPTGVWWTALFPGLAMFVLVLGLSFLGEGIEAWVSGTEARPASD
- a CDS encoding sensor histidine kinase KdpD, which translates into the protein MASHYRWRQQLLGSLQGQLQLATYLVVFLGFTGASSVGLLIGQRNLLANDQQLARQSIALCEDAITDLQDDPTRLEQELLFHSSPNTSLWIEDKNGDLVRPRIHQALPDAAIQTAMATNPGREPGLQRTFDIGNERLLTELVKQFPDGSRLWMAQRASSNLQALNNYLVLMIMVWGSCLAITLLSVSWVVRRVVQPLDQLNAASSQLTADTLATAKLQLGEGPIEVMQLSRTYNALLERLAQSWSQQRQFVSAVSHELRTPLTIVQGYLHRTIKRGDNLSPNQVKGLQTAEEESIRMRRLLDDLLDLSRGDSGRLAIAKEPVRLAEQLEQVADLARNTLSRPLLLELPEDPMARDAVAQADPARLRQVLLDLIENAAKYSPKDAAIRLVLRQRDGASLIDVIDQGIGIPETELYQVFERFQRGSNAPLKTGSGLGLSVVKLLVEGMGGSIEVRSSLGEGSCFTVVLPS
- the ubiE gene encoding bifunctional demethylmenaquinone methyltransferase/2-methoxy-6-polyprenyl-1,4-benzoquinol methylase UbiE → MKPGDPAAVEQLFDAVAPRYDRLNDVLSFGLHRQWKRQLVRALKPVAGELWLDLCCGTGDLALELGRCVRPSGAVTGLDAAAAPLERARQRQRQQPWLPVTFQQGDALETGMRSACADGAVMAYGLRNLADPMQGLKELRRLLKPGGRAGVLDFNRLPQSGAAAAFQRFYLRRLVVPAAASVGLREEYAYLEKSLERFPAGPEQERLALQAGFSEATHRSLVAGQMGTLILRA
- a CDS encoding methylated-DNA--[protein]-cysteine S-methyltransferase → MPPKDPSVEPYVSGGTFDQRVWSEVERIPHGRLATYGQIADLIGAFGCARQVGWALRRLKLPSTVPWHRVVNAQGRISMSLSREGSDWIQRDLLLAEGIPVDAEGRLPLRQFLWHPDAHAGD
- a CDS encoding DUF2862 domain-containing protein, encoding MSQADAISIGSKVRVTRVRDRIPQAMVDLLKKDANGTVKDFRTVDGKGIGVVVELSDGSTSWFFEDEIAAA
- the trmH gene encoding tRNA (guanosine(18)-2'-O)-methyltransferase TrmH; amino-acid sequence: MPLLPRRFERLKSVLNHRMADLTVLLEHVEKPHNLSAILRSCDAVGALEAHAVSFDGRPRTFNSTAQGSQKWVPLHDHPDTETAIRQLKAKGFRLYGTHLGVNAKDYRECDFTGPTAFVLGAEKWGLTDQARDLMDEALFIPMRGMVQSLNVSVATATLLFEALRQRQVAGLAPTQGEGLKPEQYQQLLFEWSYPEVARWCRDQQRPYPALSEEGELMEELPRTVKLRC